One Carassius auratus strain Wakin chromosome 3, ASM336829v1, whole genome shotgun sequence genomic region harbors:
- the im:6904045 gene encoding protein NATD1, translating to MARYILSQTCIFRFSRGFNNSQRLRASTNFSNTSVIHDRQNQRFTVTLDSGGAVSSAVLKYSLSEDQQVELISTEVPESHRGKGAAAHLAKAALDFVVEENLTARISCWYIRKYVDENPHLGYQAYIEDE from the exons ATGGCGCGATACATACTGTCTCAAACATGTATCTTTCGGTTCAGTCGAGGATTTAACAACAGCCAGCGGCTCAGAGCATCTACAAACTTCTCGAACACAAGTGTGATACACGATAGACAGAATCAGCGTTTCACGGTGACTCTTGACAGCGGCG gagcagtgagcagtgCAGTCCTGAAATACTCTCTCAGTGAGGATCAGCAGGTGGAGCTGATCTCTACAGAGGTTCCTGAATCACACAGGGGCAAAGGTGCAGCAGCTCACCTGGCAAAG gctGCTCTGGATTTCGTTGTTGAAGAAAATTTGACAGCGAGGatatcctgttggtacattaGAAAATATGTAGATGAAAATCCACATCTTGGATACCAGGCTTATATTGAAGACGAATAA
- the dhrs7ca gene encoding dehydrogenase/reductase SDR family member 7C-B, giving the protein MDISDFMRLDVSSVWLVLSVVAGAAGVFCLYSLILRHLAKTTVRNKVVLITDSLSTLGNECAKLFHTGGARLILCGSNWERLETLAEKLMSESDPTLTFPPKLVELDFSNMESVPEVISEILESYGCLDVLIFNSSMKVKAPVQCLSLEMDRIVMDVNYFGPITLVKGVLSSLICRRTGHILLVNSIQGKLPMPFRTTYAASKHAVQAFFDCLRAEVQEYGITVSIVNHTFIKTPCTHSEDEVTAKSVWTDVKPSSLGVTPNEMASELLKTLSSKKKEICVARSIPKAALYVRSLFPNLFFTIMAAGVRNTEAVEMPDD; this is encoded by the exons ATGGATATTAGTGACTTTATG AGGCTGGATGTGAGCTCAGTTTGGCTCGTGCTCTCAGTGGTGGCGGGCGCAGCTGGTGTCTTCTGTCTCTACAGTCTGATACTCAGGCATTTAGCCAAGACAACTGTGAGGAACAAAGTGGTGCTGATTACGGATTCGCTGTCAACACTTGGAAATG AATGTGCAAAACTCTTCCACACTGGAGGCGCCAGACTGATCCTTTGTGGAAGTAACTGGGAAAGGTTGGAGACTCTAGCTGAGAAGCTGATGAGTGAATCAGATCCAACACTT ACGTTTCCGCCCAAACTAGTGGAGCTGGACTTCAGTAACATGGAGAGCGTTCCCGAGGTGATTTCTGAGATCCTGGAGTCTTACGGCTGTCTGGATGTTCTCATCTTCAACAGCAGTATGAAGGTGAAGGCTCCTGTACAGTGTCTGTCCCTCGAGATGGACAGGATCGTCATGGATGTGAACTACTTTGGGCCCATCACGCTGGTTAAGG GTGTTCTCTCGTCACTGATCTGCAGAAGAACAGGTCACATTCTTCTAGTCAACAGCATTCAGGGAAAACTGCCGATGCCCTTCCGCACCACCT ATGCGGCCTCCAAGCATGCCGTTCAGGCTTTCTTTGACTGTCTGCGGGCTGAGGTTCAGGAATATGGAATAACTGTGAGCATTGTCAACCACACCTTCATAAAAACTCCCTGCACACACTCAGAAGATGAAGTCACAGCAAAGTCTGTGTGGACAG ACGTCAAACCCAGCTCCCTTGGCGTGACCCCTAATGAGATGGCATCTGAGCTCCTGAAGACTCTGAGCAGTAAGAAGAAGGAGATTTGTGTGGCCCGCTCCATCCCTAAAGCAGCTCTCTATGTCAGATCGCTCTTCCCCAACCTGTTCTTCACCATCATGGCAGCAGGAGTCAGAAACACTGAAGCTGTGGAGATGCCTGATGACTGA